The Nocardioides campestrisoli genome includes a window with the following:
- a CDS encoding mycothiol transferase encodes MSEDRRVAGSTREPGKLGASGAERWSDYLDWQRADLVDAVLAMHAGQRRRVLVPSGWSPIELLSHVLHMERRWFVWGFLGEQVRDPWGDWAAGDPWRDESLDEGERSPRWAVPDGVTAERLAERLEAVAERTREVLRDHPLTARAAVGGRFADHPPTLEWICFHVLTEYARHAGHLDVVVELSHHVGPGAGTD; translated from the coding sequence GTGAGCGAGGACCGGCGGGTGGCCGGCAGCACCCGGGAGCCCGGCAAGCTCGGTGCCTCCGGGGCCGAGCGGTGGAGCGACTACCTGGACTGGCAGCGGGCCGACCTGGTGGACGCGGTCCTGGCGATGCACGCGGGCCAGCGGCGTCGGGTCCTGGTCCCCTCGGGCTGGTCGCCGATCGAGCTGCTCTCCCACGTGCTGCACATGGAGCGGCGGTGGTTCGTCTGGGGCTTCCTGGGCGAGCAGGTGCGGGACCCCTGGGGCGACTGGGCGGCCGGCGACCCGTGGCGCGACGAGTCGCTCGACGAGGGGGAGCGGTCCCCCCGGTGGGCGGTGCCCGACGGCGTCACGGCCGAGCGGCTGGCCGAACGCCTCGAGGCCGTGGCCGAGCGGACCCGGGAGGTGCTGCGGGACCATCCGCTCACCGCCAGGGCCGCGGTCGGCGGCCGGTTCGCCGACCACCCGCCGACGCTGGAGTGGATCTGCTTCCACGTGCTCACCGAGTACGCCCGGCACGCCGGCCACCTCGACGTGGTCGTCGAGCTGAGCCACCACGTCGGACCCGGAGCGGGCACCGACTAG
- a CDS encoding DNA polymerase domain-containing protein: protein MAKASEAFVQAGDREVRVSSPERVIYEATADTPEVTKLMVAQYFADAGEGLMRALRDRPTALERWPSGVREGFTLATGPQDKDAEAFYQKRIAKGAPDWVESVEITFPSGRKAREICPTEIAVPVWCAHMGTLTFHPWPVRSADVDHPDELRIDLDPQPGTTFADVVRVALVARELFADLGVRAFVKTSGNRGVHVFARIRPEWGFPDVRHAAIAFGRELEKRDDGVTTAWWKEERGERIFVDYNQNTRDRTIASAYSLRPLPGAPVSTPVTWEELAGLSDARALNLFTVTERMADGDPWAEIDDVAHDLTPLLELWEADPRELNYPPDHPKMPGEPPRVQPSKKVAEHWDADGNRVEP from the coding sequence ATGGCGAAGGCGTCGGAGGCGTTCGTGCAGGCCGGGGACCGCGAGGTGCGGGTCTCCTCACCCGAGCGGGTGATCTACGAGGCGACCGCGGACACGCCGGAGGTGACCAAGCTGATGGTCGCCCAGTACTTCGCCGACGCCGGCGAGGGCCTGATGCGCGCGCTGCGCGACCGGCCGACCGCGCTGGAGCGCTGGCCGTCGGGGGTGCGGGAGGGGTTCACGCTCGCCACCGGCCCGCAGGACAAGGACGCCGAGGCGTTCTACCAGAAGCGGATCGCCAAGGGCGCGCCCGACTGGGTCGAGTCGGTCGAGATCACCTTCCCCTCGGGGCGCAAGGCCCGGGAGATCTGCCCCACGGAGATCGCGGTGCCGGTCTGGTGCGCCCACATGGGCACCCTGACCTTCCACCCGTGGCCGGTGCGCAGCGCCGACGTCGACCACCCCGACGAGCTGCGGATCGACCTCGACCCCCAGCCGGGGACGACGTTCGCCGACGTGGTGCGCGTCGCCCTGGTCGCGCGCGAGCTCTTCGCCGACCTGGGGGTGCGGGCCTTCGTCAAGACCAGCGGCAACCGCGGGGTGCACGTCTTCGCCCGGATCCGCCCGGAGTGGGGGTTCCCCGACGTCCGGCACGCCGCGATCGCGTTCGGCCGCGAGCTGGAGAAGCGGGACGACGGGGTGACCACCGCGTGGTGGAAGGAGGAGCGGGGGGAGCGGATCTTCGTGGACTACAACCAGAACACCCGGGACCGGACCATCGCCTCGGCGTACTCGCTGCGACCTCTGCCCGGCGCCCCGGTCTCCACCCCGGTGACCTGGGAGGAGCTGGCCGGGCTCAGCGACGCCCGCGCGCTCAACCTGTTCACCGTGACCGAGCGGATGGCCGACGGCGACCCGTGGGCGGAGATCGACGACGTCGCCCACGACCTGACCCCGCTGCTGGAGCTGTGGGAGGCCGACCCGCGCGAGCTCAACTACCCGCCCGACCACCCGAAGATGCCGGGGGAGCCGCCGCGGGTGCAGCCGAGCAAGAAGGTCGCCGAGCACTGGGACGCCGACGGGAACCGGGTCGAGCCGTGA
- a CDS encoding sulfotransferase family protein produces MTSSTRLKLVLVTGSGRSGTSSVAGTLKRLGLHVPQPEVPADEANPRGYYEPLWVTEFHKDVLNPVPVRTIDTRPDAADIAIEAGSAPEVEERLRAWLDEQLDPALHEGQILVKDPRAFWILPVWTQVAAGLGADVVTLTMLRHPTEVVRSRDTAYLTEQTPKFRRQRETANVAAWVNAAHLTELATREQARAFVRYPDLIEDWRTAMTRAGEQLELTYSADLADRGHHEVDDFIDAKLNRSAISWDDLSVPAALRDLAERTWQAMNVLVEAPHDERAIAELGALREQYAEMFEHAEAMAMDATTARVTAGRREVRRNKEAELAEVRRELETLRAENAALRRSLPNRLVAKLRGR; encoded by the coding sequence GTGACTTCCTCGACCCGTCTCAAGCTCGTCCTGGTCACGGGCTCCGGCCGCAGCGGTACCAGCTCGGTCGCCGGGACCCTCAAGCGCCTGGGCCTGCACGTGCCGCAGCCCGAGGTGCCGGCCGACGAGGCCAACCCCCGCGGCTACTACGAGCCGCTGTGGGTCACCGAGTTCCACAAGGACGTGCTCAACCCGGTCCCGGTGCGCACCATCGACACCCGTCCGGACGCCGCCGACATCGCCATCGAGGCCGGCTCCGCCCCCGAGGTGGAGGAGCGGCTGCGCGCATGGCTGGACGAGCAGCTGGACCCCGCGCTGCACGAGGGCCAGATCCTGGTCAAGGACCCGCGGGCCTTCTGGATCCTCCCGGTCTGGACCCAGGTGGCCGCCGGCCTGGGCGCCGACGTGGTCACGCTCACGATGCTGCGCCACCCCACCGAGGTGGTGCGCTCGCGCGACACGGCGTACCTGACCGAGCAGACGCCCAAGTTCCGGCGGCAACGTGAGACCGCGAACGTCGCCGCCTGGGTCAACGCCGCCCACCTGACCGAGCTCGCCACCCGCGAGCAGGCCCGGGCGTTCGTGCGCTACCCGGACCTGATCGAGGACTGGCGCACCGCGATGACCCGGGCCGGGGAGCAGCTGGAGCTGACCTACTCCGCGGACCTCGCCGACCGCGGCCACCACGAGGTCGACGACTTCATCGACGCCAAGCTCAACCGGTCGGCGATCAGCTGGGACGACCTCTCGGTGCCGGCCGCCCTGCGCGACCTGGCCGAGCGGACCTGGCAGGCGATGAACGTGCTGGTCGAGGCACCGCACGACGAGCGCGCGATCGCCGAGCTGGGCGCGCTGCGCGAGCAGTACGCCGAGATGTTCGAGCACGCCGAGGCGATGGCGATGGACGCCACCACGGCGCGGGTCACCGCGGGGCGCCGCGAGGTGCGGCGCAACAAGGAGGCCGAGCTCGCCGAGGTCCGCCGCGAGCTCGAGACGCTGCGCGCGGAGAACGCGGCGCTGCGCCGTTCGCTGCCCAACCGGCTGGTGGCCAAGCTCCGCGGTCGCTGA
- a CDS encoding amino acid permease: MTDNSNPVPAGGTSASSHAPGAASRSASAPGATRTAIKMLGMGQLAILTVVAVASLRSLPTMATYGLGSITLYIIPAIVFLVPTALVAAELATGWQGGIYGWVKEALGNRWGFLAVWLQWIQNVVWYPVQLAFIAAAVAFAMGQDHLANDGIFNAIVILVFYYLATAVTLAGGNLFAKVGSWGGIIGTIIPGILLIALGAIWLIDGQKSQTPLEASDVVPPFAGIASIVLIVSNFLAYAGMEVNAVHVNEMKDPGKQYPKAILIASCIILTVFIVPTIMVAAMVPKSSLGLTDGIMLAFRVFFEQYGLGWATYVLAAMIAIGALASVVTWIAGPSKGLLAAGKTGVLPPWMQKENKRGVQEGILAVQGVIVTVLALLFVIIPNVSAVFFTLVDMAAALYLIMYLMMFVAVIRLRSTQPDVHRSYRVPAVKLVAGTGFVASALALILGFVPPSGLVGIPPSLYPYVMIAVIVVLGVPPLLFYAARKPAWRTAEQQGDPITPAAGQAGGHGGASAESSSATDASPKHRGASDDGDPPGSSGSSGSEGGR; the protein is encoded by the coding sequence ATGACCGACAACAGCAACCCCGTGCCCGCCGGCGGCACCTCCGCGTCGTCGCACGCACCGGGGGCGGCCTCGAGGTCGGCCTCCGCGCCGGGGGCCACGAGAACGGCGATCAAGATGCTGGGGATGGGGCAGCTGGCCATCCTGACGGTGGTCGCCGTCGCCAGCCTCCGGAGCCTGCCCACGATGGCCACCTACGGTCTGGGCTCGATCACGCTCTACATCATCCCGGCGATCGTCTTCCTGGTGCCGACCGCGCTGGTCGCCGCAGAGCTCGCCACCGGGTGGCAGGGCGGGATCTACGGGTGGGTCAAGGAGGCGCTGGGCAACCGGTGGGGCTTCCTGGCGGTCTGGCTCCAGTGGATCCAGAACGTCGTCTGGTACCCGGTCCAGCTGGCGTTCATCGCCGCCGCCGTGGCCTTCGCGATGGGACAGGACCATCTGGCCAACGACGGCATCTTCAACGCCATCGTGATCCTGGTCTTCTACTACCTCGCCACGGCCGTCACCCTGGCCGGTGGCAACCTGTTCGCCAAGGTCGGGTCGTGGGGCGGGATCATCGGCACCATCATCCCGGGCATCCTGCTGATCGCGCTCGGGGCGATCTGGCTGATCGACGGACAGAAGTCGCAGACCCCGCTGGAAGCCTCCGACGTGGTCCCGCCGTTCGCCGGGATCGCCTCGATCGTGCTGATCGTCTCCAACTTCCTCGCCTACGCGGGCATGGAGGTCAACGCGGTCCACGTCAACGAGATGAAGGACCCCGGCAAGCAGTACCCCAAGGCGATCTTGATCGCCTCCTGCATCATCCTCACCGTCTTCATCGTGCCCACGATCATGGTCGCGGCGATGGTGCCGAAGTCGTCGCTCGGGCTGACGGACGGGATCATGCTGGCCTTCCGGGTCTTCTTCGAGCAGTACGGCCTCGGCTGGGCGACGTACGTCCTCGCGGCGATGATCGCGATCGGCGCGCTAGCCTCCGTGGTCACCTGGATCGCCGGCCCGTCGAAGGGCCTGTTGGCGGCCGGCAAGACCGGGGTGCTGCCGCCCTGGATGCAGAAGGAGAACAAGCGGGGTGTGCAGGAGGGGATCCTGGCCGTCCAGGGGGTCATCGTGACCGTGCTCGCCCTGCTGTTCGTGATCATCCCGAACGTCAGCGCGGTCTTCTTCACCCTCGTCGACATGGCGGCGGCGCTCTACCTGATCATGTACCTGATGATGTTCGTCGCGGTGATCAGGCTGCGCAGCACTCAGCCCGACGTGCACCGCAGCTATCGGGTGCCGGCGGTCAAGCTGGTGGCGGGGACCGGGTTCGTCGCCTCGGCGCTGGCCCTGATCCTCGGGTTCGTCCCGCCGTCGGGCCTGGTCGGCATCCCGCCGTCCCTCTATCCCTACGTGATGATCGCGGTGATCGTGGTCCTGGGTGTCCCGCCGCTGCTCTTCTACGCCGCACGCAAGCCGGCCTGGCGCACGGCCGAGCAGCAGGGCGACCCGATCACGCCCGCTGCTGGGCAGGCGGGGGGCCACGGCGGTGCCTCTGCCGAGTCGAGCAGTGCGACCGATGCCTCCCCGAAGCACCGGGGTGCCTCCGACGACGGTGATCCGCCGGGCTCGTCGGGTTCGTCCGGATCGGAAGGAGGACGGTGA
- a CDS encoding stealth conserved region 3 domain-containing protein yields the protein MRRLLRRRGSDRLRIAFLVLNLDGMGGTSRSAITQAGALAARHDVSLISVTRSADAPHYPIDPRVEVRYLADVRTPDPGGADRRPSVLVPARWDGQFSALTDTALTEALPRVDVDVLVTVTPALLAAAVQLTPDEVAVVHQEHRSSADRVGGMEPLLAFAPRADAVALLTDSSASWLAAELGPVAPELVVVPNPLPPGDQPRSSLDQRRIVAAGRLVAEKQSIHLVRAFGELVDAGAADGWTLRILGDGPLREELRAHVAKAGLTGRVELPGAVDDMGPEWAAASVCALSSRTEGFPLVAQEAMSAGVPVVSYDCPSGPRELVEHEVSGLLVAAGAKAGLTAALARVCTDDTLLRRLGQGAYDAAQAYRPEVIAARWEEIFTRVAGRREGRSRVEAASGGIRGPRYAGPRHTQERAAGVQVPLVTPEQARRESLDLLVAAAEPAADWFVVPPHAADPTTVVVPAEHRRTVLDRLAAEAPTHLSLLDPGERGWPERRLPVPEMAALQQRAMTPRLVLEPWPRGDDGRPTHLRGAGVSLEFWDRAPGGDLVAPRPNAYASTVPAEEATAKVAVHERIVPTLPGLAEPRVDECRFPVDVVYTWVDGDDPTWNAARETRLAAAGLSEQRREASGQARFRSRDELRYSMRSVHLFAPWVRTIHLVTAGQRPDWLSDEALESGRVRLVDHREILPASALPTFSSQAIETALHRVPDLAEHFVYLNDDVFLGRPVRPELFFSPGGDFAAFVGEGVLGLPDEDPGDLKPFLQAAANNRRLLSDDLGVLITRVMAHTPHPHRVSVLTEVATRYAAAVDATAHAPFRSPGDVSMLSSLAQHYGLATGTAYAASAEHAFLDLSNARVERQLRQLRARDKDFFCVGDHHDFALDAEAVDRALAEFLEVYFPVPAPWER from the coding sequence ATGCGCCGGCTCCTGCGGCGACGCGGCTCCGACCGGCTGCGGATCGCCTTCCTGGTCCTCAACCTGGACGGCATGGGCGGCACGTCGCGCTCGGCGATCACCCAGGCCGGCGCGCTCGCCGCCCGGCACGACGTCTCGCTGATCAGCGTCACCCGGAGCGCGGACGCCCCGCACTACCCGATCGACCCACGGGTCGAGGTGCGCTACCTCGCAGACGTCCGTACGCCCGACCCCGGCGGCGCCGACCGCCGCCCGTCGGTGCTGGTCCCCGCCCGGTGGGACGGTCAGTTCTCTGCTCTGACCGACACCGCGCTGACCGAGGCGCTGCCGCGGGTCGACGTCGACGTGCTGGTCACCGTCACCCCGGCACTGCTGGCCGCGGCGGTCCAGCTGACCCCCGACGAGGTGGCCGTGGTGCACCAGGAGCACCGCTCCTCCGCCGACCGGGTCGGGGGGATGGAGCCGCTGCTGGCGTTCGCCCCGCGGGCCGACGCGGTCGCCCTGCTCACCGACTCCTCGGCCAGCTGGCTGGCCGCCGAGCTGGGCCCGGTCGCCCCCGAGCTGGTGGTCGTCCCCAACCCCCTGCCCCCGGGCGACCAGCCCCGCTCGTCCCTGGACCAGCGCCGGATCGTCGCGGCCGGCCGGCTGGTGGCGGAGAAGCAGTCCATCCACCTGGTCCGGGCCTTCGGCGAGCTGGTCGACGCCGGCGCTGCGGACGGCTGGACCTTGCGCATCCTGGGCGACGGCCCGCTGCGCGAGGAGCTGCGCGCCCACGTGGCCAAAGCCGGCCTGACCGGACGGGTCGAGCTCCCCGGGGCGGTCGACGACATGGGTCCGGAGTGGGCCGCCGCCTCGGTCTGCGCGCTCAGCTCGCGCACCGAGGGCTTCCCGCTGGTGGCGCAGGAGGCGATGTCGGCCGGCGTACCCGTGGTCAGCTACGACTGCCCGTCCGGCCCGCGCGAGCTCGTGGAGCACGAGGTCAGCGGGCTGCTGGTGGCCGCCGGCGCCAAGGCGGGCCTGACCGCGGCGCTGGCCCGGGTCTGCACCGACGACACGCTGCTGCGCCGGCTGGGCCAGGGGGCGTACGACGCCGCCCAGGCCTACCGCCCCGAGGTGATCGCCGCCCGCTGGGAGGAGATCTTCACCCGGGTCGCCGGCCGCCGGGAGGGCCGGAGCCGGGTGGAGGCCGCCAGCGGCGGGATCCGCGGCCCCCGGTACGCCGGTCCCCGGCACACCCAGGAGCGCGCCGCCGGCGTGCAGGTCCCCCTGGTCACCCCCGAGCAGGCCCGGCGCGAGTCCCTGGACCTGCTGGTGGCCGCGGCCGAGCCGGCCGCGGACTGGTTCGTCGTCCCGCCGCACGCCGCCGACCCGACCACCGTGGTGGTCCCCGCCGAGCACCGGCGCACGGTGCTCGACCGGCTCGCCGCCGAGGCCCCCACCCACCTGTCGCTGCTCGACCCGGGCGAACGCGGCTGGCCCGAGCGCCGCCTGCCGGTCCCGGAGATGGCGGCGCTCCAGCAGCGCGCGATGACCCCGCGCCTGGTGCTCGAGCCGTGGCCCCGCGGCGACGACGGGCGGCCCACGCACCTGCGCGGCGCCGGGGTCAGCCTGGAGTTCTGGGACCGAGCCCCCGGCGGGGACCTGGTCGCGCCCCGGCCCAACGCCTACGCCTCGACGGTCCCGGCCGAGGAGGCCACCGCGAAGGTCGCGGTGCACGAGCGGATCGTGCCCACGCTGCCGGGCCTGGCCGAGCCCCGGGTCGACGAGTGCCGCTTCCCGGTCGACGTGGTCTACACCTGGGTGGACGGCGACGACCCCACCTGGAACGCGGCCCGGGAGACCCGACTCGCCGCGGCGGGGCTGAGCGAGCAGCGGCGCGAGGCCAGCGGACAGGCCCGGTTCCGCAGCCGCGACGAGCTGCGCTACTCGATGCGCAGCGTGCATCTGTTCGCCCCCTGGGTGCGCACCATCCATCTGGTCACCGCGGGTCAGCGACCGGACTGGCTCAGCGACGAGGCCCTGGAGTCGGGCCGGGTGCGGCTGGTCGACCACCGGGAGATCCTGCCCGCCTCCGCGCTGCCCACCTTCAGCTCCCAGGCGATCGAGACCGCCCTGCACCGGGTGCCGGACCTGGCCGAGCACTTCGTCTACCTCAACGACGACGTCTTCCTGGGCCGCCCGGTGCGCCCGGAGCTCTTCTTCTCCCCCGGCGGCGACTTCGCGGCGTTCGTCGGCGAGGGCGTGCTGGGCCTGCCCGACGAGGACCCCGGCGACCTCAAGCCGTTCCTCCAGGCCGCCGCCAACAACCGCCGGCTGCTCTCCGACGACCTGGGGGTACTGATCACCCGGGTGATGGCCCACACCCCGCACCCGCACCGGGTCTCGGTGCTGACCGAGGTCGCCACCCGGTACGCCGCGGCCGTGGACGCCACCGCGCACGCACCGTTCCGCTCCCCCGGCGACGTCTCGATGCTCAGCTCGCTGGCCCAGCACTACGGCCTGGCCACCGGCACGGCGTACGCCGCGAGCGCCGAGCACGCCTTCCTCGACCTGAGCAACGCCCGGGTCGAGCGCCAGCTGCGCCAGCTGCGGGCCCGGGACAAGGACTTCTTCTGCGTCGGCGACCACCACGACTTCGCCCTCGACGCCGAGGCCGTGGACCGGGCGCTGGCGGAGTTCCTCGAGGTCTACTTCCCGGTGCCAGCTCCCTGGGAGCGCTGA